Proteins encoded within one genomic window of Armatimonadota bacterium:
- a CDS encoding MFS transporter, which translates to MSEHKSTMNPAIHLLVLTVFIDLIGFGIIIPLLPLYADTFHASPAIIGGLMATFSFWQFIFAPILGRWSDRIGRRPVLLVSLGGTILGYVVLAIADRPIFTEHHLPWLWGLPVGLVLLFLSRTIDGVSGGNISTAQAYIADITTPEDRIKGMGMIGAAFGLGFIFGPVIGSVLARYGFHWPAIAAGTLAIGNWIWAYKALPESRKPDSAPVGRTFSVSAITRTLTNPLLGKLIVLVFVATFAFAILETTLTMYLKDRMGVDAAVAARRTGPYFAYIGFLMAFIQGWAIRRLKGKNLETILVAGGTLSLAAGMFGMALISNTFVLLFPLALVAFGSGFVNPSLTSLISRRADPNEMGLTLGASQGMSGLARIAGPLAGGLLYGKVTGGLSLDPGRPYLAAAVIMGLAFLMALTVHGERNATPA; encoded by the coding sequence ATGAGCGAACACAAATCCACGATGAACCCCGCCATTCACCTGCTGGTGCTGACGGTGTTCATCGACCTGATCGGCTTCGGGATCATCATCCCGTTGCTGCCCCTGTATGCGGACACGTTCCACGCCTCGCCGGCCATCATCGGCGGGTTGATGGCCACATTCTCGTTCTGGCAGTTTATCTTCGCGCCCATTCTGGGCCGCTGGAGTGACCGCATCGGGCGCCGCCCCGTCCTTCTCGTCAGCCTCGGCGGCACGATTCTGGGCTATGTTGTCCTTGCCATAGCGGACCGGCCCATCTTCACCGAACACCATCTGCCGTGGCTGTGGGGATTGCCCGTTGGCCTGGTCCTGTTATTCCTCTCCAGAACCATAGACGGAGTCTCGGGCGGAAATATCTCAACGGCGCAGGCCTATATCGCGGATATTACCACTCCCGAAGACCGCATCAAGGGAATGGGCATGATCGGCGCGGCGTTCGGCCTGGGCTTCATCTTCGGCCCCGTCATCGGCAGTGTGCTCGCACGCTACGGCTTCCACTGGCCGGCGATCGCCGCCGGAACGCTGGCGATTGGCAACTGGATCTGGGCGTACAAGGCGCTGCCGGAGAGCCGCAAACCCGATTCCGCGCCCGTGGGCCGAACGTTCAGCGTGTCGGCCATCACGCGAACGCTCACGAATCCGCTGCTGGGCAAACTTATCGTGCTGGTCTTCGTGGCGACTTTCGCGTTCGCCATCCTCGAAACAACCCTTACGATGTATCTGAAGGACCGAATGGGCGTGGACGCAGCGGTCGCGGCGCGCCGCACCGGGCCGTATTTCGCCTACATCGGGTTCTTGATGGCGTTCATCCAGGGTTGGGCGATCCGCCGGTTGAAGGGCAAGAACCTCGAGACGATCCTCGTCGCCGGCGGAACCCTTTCACTGGCGGCCGGCATGTTTGGCATGGCGCTCATATCCAACACATTCGTCCTCCTGTTTCCGCTCGCTCTTGTGGCGTTTGGAAGCGGCTTCGTGAATCCATCGCTCACCAGTCTGATCAGCCGGCGGGCCGATCCGAACGAGATGGGGCTCACACTCGGCGCTAGCCAGGGGATGAGCGGCCTGGCGCGCATCGCCGGTCCGCTGGCGGGCGGCCTGCTGTATGGGAAGGTCACCGGCGGGTTGAGCCTGGACCCCGGTCGTCCCTACTTGGCGGCGGCTGTTATCATGGGATTGGCCTTCCTGATGGCCCTCACAGTCCATGGCGAGCGCAACGCGACTCCTGCCTAA
- a CDS encoding FAD-dependent thymidylate synthase, giving the protein MMDTSTLTPYVTNLDRPVFALRNLPEEVVAVLFAYYSRSTGGLRENLAKLAEDGDIAVGAGETEDVDLARAREKAREFHEKWVVGYGHSSVAEHAVVHLAVEDVSILASKVIEDARLASFTEKSTRYVVFDEDRYYAPPCFADSTVYREACRFLLGTYASLMPGVIEEVRKRRPRTEKQSQRGWDTACKAAACDVLRYILPTSTRTNIGITANARTLEHLLAKLMSHPLQECRDLGESMKREAQIVVPTLIKYAARSPYLVESGEALDSLAEAVGPSAGGAVSCQGDHVSLVSGPANPELDLAAALVYEHSERPWAEVRQAVEALGPEKRREIIEVAVRGEESGGFRARFDQPIRALEHLYYTFEITLDFGAFRDIQRHRMATQSRQRLTDAWGYSTPPEIAEFGLSDIFAECMERASNAYQTLVPVDRDAASYVLPLASRVRVLFTWNLRELHHFISLRSGKQGHASYRRIAQDLWKALHERDPLMAEFIRVDMCDYGLSRA; this is encoded by the coding sequence ATGATGGACACGTCCACACTTACGCCCTATGTGACCAACCTGGACCGGCCGGTGTTTGCGCTGCGGAACCTGCCGGAGGAAGTGGTTGCCGTTCTCTTCGCGTATTACAGCCGCAGCACCGGCGGCCTGCGGGAGAACCTGGCGAAACTCGCGGAAGACGGCGATATCGCGGTCGGGGCCGGCGAGACCGAAGACGTCGATCTGGCTCGGGCGAGGGAGAAAGCCCGCGAGTTCCACGAGAAATGGGTCGTCGGCTATGGGCACTCGTCGGTGGCGGAACACGCGGTTGTCCACCTCGCGGTGGAGGACGTGAGCATTCTGGCCAGCAAGGTCATTGAGGACGCGCGGCTCGCCAGTTTCACGGAAAAATCCACCCGCTACGTCGTCTTTGACGAAGACCGCTACTATGCGCCTCCATGCTTCGCCGACTCGACCGTGTACCGGGAAGCCTGTCGCTTCCTCCTGGGAACCTACGCGTCCCTGATGCCGGGCGTCATCGAAGAGGTCCGAAAACGCCGCCCGCGCACCGAGAAACAGTCGCAACGAGGGTGGGATACGGCGTGCAAGGCAGCCGCATGCGACGTCCTGAGGTACATCCTTCCCACTTCCACGCGAACCAACATCGGCATCACGGCCAACGCCCGCACGCTGGAGCACCTTCTCGCAAAGTTGATGTCGCACCCCTTGCAGGAGTGCCGCGACCTCGGCGAATCGATGAAGCGCGAGGCCCAGATCGTTGTGCCGACCCTCATCAAATATGCTGCCCGAAGCCCCTATCTTGTGGAATCGGGCGAGGCGCTGGATTCCCTTGCGGAAGCCGTTGGCCCGTCGGCGGGCGGCGCGGTGTCGTGTCAGGGCGACCACGTATCACTGGTGTCCGGCCCGGCAAACCCGGAGCTCGACCTGGCGGCCGCGCTTGTCTATGAACACAGCGAACGGCCGTGGGCGGAGGTCCGCCAGGCAGTCGAAGCGCTCGGCCCCGAAAAGCGACGGGAGATCATCGAGGTCGCCGTTCGCGGCGAGGAGAGCGGCGGCTTTCGGGCGCGGTTCGACCAGCCGATCCGCGCGCTCGAGCACCTCTACTACACGTTTGAAATCACCCTGGATTTCGGCGCGTTCCGGGACATCCAGCGCCACCGTATGGCCACCCAGAGCCGCCAGCGCCTAACGGACGCCTGGGGATACTCGACGCCGCCGGAAATCGCCGAGTTCGGCCTCTCAGACATCTTTGCAGAGTGCATGGAACGCGCGTCGAATGCCTACCAGACACTGGTCCCGGTGGACCGTGACGCGGCGTCCTATGTGCTCCCCCTCGCCAGCAGGGTCCGCGTCCTGTTCACCTGGAACCTGCGTGAGCTGCACCACTTCATCAGCCTCCGCTCAGGAAAACAGGGACACGCCAGTTACCGCCGTATCGCCCAGGACCTCTGGAAGGCCTTGCACGAGCGCGACCCGCTGATGGCGGAATTCATCCGCGTGGACATGTGCGATTACGGGCTCTCGCGGGCGTGA
- the scpB gene encoding SMC-Scp complex subunit ScpB: protein MNGAPLSRIAAAIESLLFASSDPLTVERLGEILEVGPDDIVEALGSLLNGAYESRGLTVLAVAGGYQMCTNPDFAPYVGRLLAPPPPRLSRAAMETLAIVAYRQPVTLPEIEAIRGVDASGVVKTLTERGMLQDVGRKETVGRPTLYATTPAFLRHFGLNDLSDLPDMPDSLEEDEPEDDPQLALPDAAMGERDE from the coding sequence GTGAACGGAGCGCCTCTCAGCCGAATCGCCGCCGCCATCGAGAGCCTTCTCTTCGCGTCATCGGACCCCCTTACGGTGGAGCGCCTTGGAGAGATTCTCGAGGTTGGCCCCGATGACATCGTGGAAGCCCTCGGTTCACTGCTCAACGGGGCGTACGAGTCGCGCGGTTTGACCGTCCTCGCCGTCGCGGGCGGTTATCAGATGTGCACAAATCCCGATTTTGCGCCCTACGTTGGCCGTTTGCTCGCGCCGCCTCCGCCGCGACTCAGCCGCGCGGCGATGGAGACGCTGGCCATCGTGGCGTATCGTCAGCCGGTCACGCTGCCCGAGATCGAGGCCATCCGGGGGGTGGATGCGAGCGGGGTGGTGAAAACGCTCACCGAACGCGGGATGCTTCAGGACGTCGGCAGGAAGGAAACTGTCGGCCGCCCGACGCTCTATGCCACAACGCCGGCCTTCCTGCGGCATTTCGGGCTCAACGACCTGAGCGACCTCCCGGATATGCCGGACTCGCTGGAGGAGGACGAGCCCGAGGACGATCCGCAATTGGCGCTGCCCGATGCGGCGATGGGAGAACGTGACGAATGA
- the lysA gene encoding diaminopimelate decarboxylase, with protein MFLFGGQKVLPNGHLEIGGCDAVALAAEFGTPLYVLDEDAVRGQMRDYVRSFNELYPTTVAYAGKAFLTTAMARIVEQEGLNLDVASGGELYTALKAGFPAERLVFHGNNKSDAELAMGLDANVGCFVLDNFHELERLADLAAQRGAVARVMIRCTPGIDPHTHRLIRTGQEDTKFGLSVKDGAALEAARRICGAPSLTLEGFHCHLGSNLMDASSHVEALDVMARFVAETQRELGVEVGRLDLGGGLGVRYLPEHAPISVKEFAAKVVGALVESLDRYGAGRPHLELEPGRSIVAEAGTTLYTVGAVKEVSIPEAPGKRIYVDIDGGMSDNPRPQLYEARYHAFLADAAGSPADTTVTIAGKHCETDILIWNVVMPRPKPGDLLAVQTTGAYNYAMASNYNRLTRPAVVLVKDGRADVIVRRESLDDLVRNDLIPDRLKSAS; from the coding sequence ATGTTCCTTTTCGGCGGTCAGAAGGTCCTGCCCAACGGGCATCTTGAAATCGGCGGCTGCGATGCGGTGGCGCTCGCGGCGGAGTTCGGCACTCCCCTGTATGTGCTGGACGAAGACGCCGTTCGCGGCCAGATGCGAGATTACGTACGGTCCTTCAACGAGCTCTATCCCACGACCGTGGCCTATGCCGGCAAGGCGTTCCTCACCACCGCGATGGCGCGAATCGTTGAGCAGGAAGGCCTGAACCTGGATGTCGCCAGCGGCGGGGAACTCTACACGGCGCTGAAGGCCGGTTTCCCGGCGGAGCGCCTGGTTTTCCACGGGAACAACAAATCCGACGCGGAACTGGCGATGGGCCTGGACGCGAACGTCGGGTGCTTTGTGCTGGACAATTTCCACGAACTGGAACGGCTGGCGGACCTCGCGGCCCAGCGCGGCGCCGTGGCGCGCGTGATGATCCGCTGTACCCCCGGCATCGATCCGCATACGCACCGCCTCATCCGCACGGGCCAGGAAGACACGAAATTCGGGTTGAGCGTGAAGGACGGCGCGGCCCTCGAAGCGGCCAGACGCATCTGTGGCGCGCCTTCGCTGACCCTTGAAGGGTTTCACTGCCACCTGGGTTCCAACCTGATGGATGCTTCCTCGCATGTAGAGGCGCTGGACGTGATGGCGCGCTTTGTCGCCGAGACGCAGCGCGAACTCGGCGTTGAAGTAGGCCGGCTGGACCTGGGGGGCGGCCTGGGCGTCCGCTATCTACCGGAACACGCGCCGATCTCCGTGAAGGAGTTTGCCGCGAAGGTCGTCGGAGCGCTGGTCGAATCGCTCGATCGCTATGGCGCCGGACGGCCGCATCTCGAACTGGAGCCCGGGCGCAGCATCGTCGCGGAGGCGGGGACAACGCTCTACACCGTTGGCGCGGTTAAGGAAGTCAGCATCCCGGAAGCGCCCGGCAAGCGCATCTACGTTGACATCGACGGCGGCATGAGCGATAACCCGCGGCCGCAGTTGTATGAAGCGCGGTACCACGCCTTTCTCGCGGACGCCGCCGGGTCGCCTGCCGATACCACGGTGACGATTGCCGGGAAGCATTGCGAGACGGACATCCTGATCTGGAACGTTGTGATGCCCAGGCCGAAACCGGGCGATCTGCTTGCCGTGCAAACGACCGGCGCGTACAACTATGCGATGGCGAGCAACTACAACCGACTCACGCGGCCCGCGGTGGTACTGGTGAAAGATGGAAGGGCCGACGTCATCGTTCGACGGGAGTCGCTGGACGACCTGGTACGGAACGACTTGATTCCCGACCGGCTGAAGTCGGCGTCCTAG
- a CDS encoding D-alanyl-D-alanine carboxypeptidase family protein, which yields MTKWVSALAVLLSAVTSARPQPAPPDILSPAGILVEAKTGKVLWAHNPDQQRPMASTTKIMTALLVLESGRLNETVQVSAKAAKVAESSLNLKMGEHLTMDDLLHGIIMRSANDACVVAAEHLDGSVGAFVAQMNARAAQLGCKHTHFANPNGLQATGHYSTPRDLATMARAAMAYPVFRDIVSTPDYTIERDINKYDRGLKARDHWFLTHYEGADGVKTGYTRQAGHCFVASATRGGFQLISVLMHSPNIKKETRALLDWGFANYRGGVAAKPGRPLAEATVTSGSAASVPVGVASPAYAVVPKDAGAVLVQPEFKPVRAPVTAGQVVGRAVLVADGRAVGHVDLIALNEVDLSPWRKAGRVAVVVLSLGLGGAIVGTASKVARRRRRRLSARRRRPDPRRARVREWDDVYPR from the coding sequence ATGACGAAATGGGTGAGCGCCCTCGCTGTCCTGCTGTCGGCGGTCACGTCGGCGCGTCCTCAGCCCGCTCCGCCGGATATCCTGTCGCCGGCCGGCATCCTCGTGGAGGCGAAGACCGGGAAGGTGCTTTGGGCGCACAACCCAGACCAGCAGCGCCCGATGGCGTCCACGACCAAGATCATGACGGCCCTCCTGGTGCTCGAGTCCGGCCGGCTGAACGAGACCGTGCAGGTGTCCGCGAAAGCGGCCAAGGTTGCGGAATCGTCGCTCAATCTCAAGATGGGTGAGCATCTGACGATGGATGACCTTCTTCACGGCATCATCATGCGGTCGGCGAACGACGCGTGCGTGGTGGCCGCAGAGCACCTCGACGGGAGCGTTGGCGCATTCGTGGCGCAGATGAACGCCCGGGCGGCGCAACTCGGGTGCAAGCATACGCATTTCGCAAATCCCAACGGCCTGCAGGCTACGGGCCATTACAGCACGCCGCGGGACCTGGCGACCATGGCGAGAGCGGCGATGGCCTATCCCGTGTTTCGGGACATCGTCAGCACACCGGACTATACTATCGAGCGGGACATCAACAAGTACGACCGGGGACTGAAGGCGCGCGACCACTGGTTCCTGACGCATTACGAGGGCGCGGACGGCGTGAAGACCGGCTACACGCGGCAGGCAGGGCACTGTTTCGTGGCGTCCGCAACCCGTGGGGGATTCCAGCTGATCTCGGTGCTGATGCACAGTCCGAACATCAAGAAGGAGACGCGCGCGCTCCTTGACTGGGGTTTCGCCAATTATAGGGGCGGCGTTGCCGCCAAGCCAGGGCGCCCGTTGGCCGAGGCGACTGTGACGTCGGGCAGCGCCGCGAGCGTGCCGGTGGGCGTGGCGTCGCCGGCATATGCGGTTGTGCCGAAGGACGCGGGAGCAGTGCTGGTTCAGCCGGAGTTCAAGCCCGTGCGGGCTCCAGTCACAGCGGGCCAGGTTGTGGGACGCGCTGTGCTGGTGGCGGACGGGCGCGCCGTCGGGCACGTGGACCTCATTGCGCTCAACGAGGTTGACCTGTCGCCGTGGCGCAAGGCCGGGCGGGTTGCGGTTGTCGTGCTTTCACTTGGATTAGGGGGCGCCATCGTTGGAACGGCTTCAAAAGTTGCTCGCCGCCGCCGGCGTCGCCTCTCGGCGCGCCGCCGAAGACCTGATCCGCGCCGGGCGCGTGTCCGTGAATGGGACGACGTCTACCCTCGGTGA
- a CDS encoding site-2 protease family protein: MVWDLLREPHFSWVWLLGILVSFAVVVIAITVHEFAHALSARSYGDDTATAHGRLSLNPLSHYDPVGSTLFLLFGWGWARPVPINTHRMRNPRLDGIRCALWGPFSNILMATAAGLLLRFVPSMPAAAAAVLATVVYLNLWLAFFNLIPFPPLDGSRIVTNLLPDETAMRWERFAQRYGFLILLGLSFMFPGVLSTIVGIPVFMGSWAVTGMPPSDFMALIAFFR; encoded by the coding sequence ATGGTGTGGGACCTCCTTAGGGAGCCCCACTTCTCGTGGGTCTGGCTGCTCGGGATTCTGGTGTCCTTCGCGGTCGTTGTGATCGCCATTACGGTGCACGAGTTCGCGCACGCGCTGTCCGCGCGCTCATACGGTGATGACACCGCAACGGCGCACGGCCGCCTGTCGCTGAACCCACTCAGCCACTACGATCCGGTCGGCAGCACCTTGTTTCTGCTGTTCGGGTGGGGTTGGGCGAGGCCGGTGCCGATCAACACGCATCGGATGCGCAATCCCCGGCTGGACGGGATTCGCTGCGCCCTGTGGGGACCGTTCAGTAATATCCTGATGGCGACAGCTGCCGGCCTGCTCCTACGGTTTGTCCCCAGTATGCCTGCCGCGGCGGCGGCGGTGCTGGCGACCGTCGTGTATTTGAACCTGTGGCTGGCGTTCTTTAACCTCATCCCGTTTCCGCCCCTCGATGGATCGCGCATCGTGACCAATCTCCTGCCCGATGAGACCGCCATGCGCTGGGAACGGTTCGCGCAGCGGTACGGATTTCTCATCCTGCTGGGCCTCTCGTTCATGTTTCCGGGTGTCCTCAGTACCATCGTGGGCATCCCGGTCTTCATGGGATCCTGGGCCGTTACAGGGATGCCGCCTTCCGATTTCATGGCCCTCATAGCGTTCTTCAGATAG
- a CDS encoding segregation/condensation protein A yields the protein MSYVVDLPVFQGPLDLLLHLVRRNEMDIYDIPIAALADQYMATLGAMEDLDLNVAGEFLVMASTLLEIKSRMLLPLPPPDPETGEPEDPRAELTRRLLEYQAFKAAAESLREVEAYSARFYGRAGTEVLSDYPFDGPIYRNGTVDGLMAALQRMLEEAASDLSMPAPLPRDRWTIPLKMRELAILLHHHPDGVWFRETIPPHADRMEIIVTFLALLEMLKRGRIRMKQRNVWGDIRLLQIPAAQPLDTAPAQPVQIALVEVAA from the coding sequence ATGAGTTACGTTGTAGACTTACCGGTTTTCCAGGGGCCCCTCGACCTTCTGCTGCACCTCGTGCGGCGCAACGAGATGGATATCTACGATATCCCGATCGCCGCCCTCGCGGACCAGTACATGGCGACGCTGGGGGCGATGGAGGACCTGGATCTCAACGTGGCGGGCGAGTTCCTGGTGATGGCCTCCACCCTTCTGGAGATCAAATCGCGGATGCTCCTGCCGCTTCCGCCGCCCGACCCTGAGACCGGGGAACCGGAGGACCCGCGCGCGGAGCTCACGAGGCGCCTGCTCGAGTACCAGGCGTTCAAGGCGGCGGCCGAATCGCTGCGCGAGGTGGAGGCGTACAGCGCCCGGTTCTATGGACGCGCAGGCACGGAGGTGCTTTCGGATTACCCGTTCGACGGCCCCATCTACAGGAATGGAACCGTGGATGGCCTGATGGCCGCGCTCCAGCGGATGCTGGAAGAGGCCGCGTCGGACCTGAGCATGCCCGCGCCGCTTCCGCGGGACCGGTGGACCATACCGCTGAAGATGCGCGAACTGGCGATTCTGCTGCACCATCACCCGGACGGGGTCTGGTTCCGGGAGACGATCCCGCCGCACGCGGACCGCATGGAGATCATCGTGACGTTTCTGGCCCTGCTGGAGATGCTGAAGCGCGGTCGCATCCGCATGAAGCAACGAAACGTGTGGGGCGACATCCGCCTGCTCCAGATTCCGGCGGCCCAGCCGCTCGATACGGCGCCGGCCCAGCCGGTTCAAATCGCCCTGGTGGAGGTTGCGGCGTGA
- a CDS encoding multiheme c-type cytochrome gives MKHLIYIVIAAAALGALAFCDQCGVAGRALAAADALAPTSPPPDLVIDFLGASRGFVEPCGCVTGQYGGIARWATFLNQSRKENPAELALFAGGVRVGKGDVNDQQTIALWKGYTAMGFNVATVSSEDLPDVEAMPAATQALLSLANVTKMNGTAIASPVQYKTVTLRSGAKVVVAVIGLLGVSPYGTPPNPDNSPAELPWKVSSPAAALKALVPEVRKKADIVVVMLSGTRAPARQLAKDIPGIDIMIAGLEGNVDQVVEYVGPTALVQNPDRGRFAGHLGITLDKAKRPAGYTLKVVPMDSRLPDDPEMAQIVQAYRSRLTVPAPDSTPLLESFANSQWAGSFVCASCHEKEFAQWKLTKHSVAMVALEKKDGGQPSRRIDCVPCHVVGYGKPGGYVIDLPRAALRGVGCEDCHGAAAEHVNARQKGVTDTSKLIRVPVKADCVTCHNRDNSPNFDFRTYMKRITHTLAAPAA, from the coding sequence TTGAAACACCTGATTTACATCGTCATTGCGGCAGCGGCCCTGGGAGCGTTGGCATTTTGCGACCAATGCGGGGTCGCGGGCCGCGCGCTGGCCGCCGCGGACGCGTTGGCGCCAACCTCACCTCCCCCGGACCTGGTTATCGATTTTCTCGGCGCGTCCAGAGGATTCGTCGAGCCTTGCGGTTGCGTTACCGGCCAGTATGGCGGCATCGCGCGCTGGGCCACGTTTTTGAATCAGTCCCGGAAGGAGAACCCCGCCGAGCTGGCCCTTTTCGCGGGCGGCGTCCGCGTCGGGAAGGGAGACGTCAACGACCAGCAGACCATCGCGCTCTGGAAGGGCTACACGGCGATGGGCTTCAACGTGGCGACTGTATCCTCCGAGGACCTGCCGGACGTGGAGGCGATGCCCGCCGCCACGCAAGCGCTCCTGTCGCTGGCCAACGTCACGAAGATGAACGGAACGGCCATCGCGTCGCCCGTCCAGTACAAAACCGTGACCCTGCGCTCCGGCGCGAAGGTGGTCGTGGCCGTGATCGGGTTGCTGGGTGTGTCGCCCTATGGCACTCCGCCGAACCCCGACAATTCGCCGGCGGAACTGCCGTGGAAGGTCTCCAGCCCCGCCGCGGCGCTCAAGGCGCTGGTGCCGGAGGTCCGCAAGAAGGCCGACATCGTGGTCGTTATGCTGTCCGGCACGCGCGCGCCGGCGCGGCAGTTGGCGAAGGATATTCCGGGAATCGACATCATGATCGCCGGGCTCGAGGGGAACGTGGATCAGGTCGTGGAGTATGTTGGCCCGACCGCGCTCGTGCAGAATCCCGACCGCGGGCGTTTCGCGGGCCACCTGGGCATCACATTGGACAAGGCTAAGCGCCCGGCCGGGTACACGTTGAAGGTTGTTCCCATGGACTCCCGGCTTCCGGACGACCCCGAAATGGCCCAAATCGTCCAGGCCTACCGAAGCCGGCTGACGGTTCCGGCGCCCGACTCGACGCCGCTACTCGAATCGTTCGCCAACTCGCAATGGGCCGGCTCCTTCGTGTGCGCGTCGTGCCATGAGAAGGAATTCGCGCAGTGGAAGCTGACCAAACACTCCGTGGCGATGGTGGCGCTTGAGAAGAAAGATGGCGGGCAGCCCTCGCGGCGCATCGACTGCGTTCCGTGCCACGTGGTTGGCTATGGCAAACCGGGCGGCTACGTGATCGATCTGCCGCGCGCGGCTCTGCGGGGTGTCGGGTGCGAGGACTGTCACGGCGCCGCCGCGGAGCACGTCAACGCCCGCCAGAAGGGTGTAACGGATACATCGAAGCTCATCCGCGTTCCCGTTAAGGCCGATTGCGTGACGTGTCACAACCGGGATAACAGCCCGAACTTCGACTTCAGGACGTACATGAAGCGCATCACCCACACGTTGGCCGCGCCCGCTGCGTGA
- a CDS encoding MqnA/MqnD/SBP family protein, producing METTTRKITLGHSPDSDDAFMFYGMAEHKIDLAGLEFEHILKDIETLNQWATEGRLDITAISVHAYAYVADKYDLLSHGASMGDNYGPMIVTPQPAGIQSLNGKTIAIPGKMTSAALALDLYLADNGVTANKTIVPFDRIMDEVKAGRVDAGLLIHEGQLTHEREGLHKVVDLGEWWHAQYALPLPLGVNTVRRDLPADLQHTLNRVLHDSIAYGLDHRAEGVRHAMQFARDMDPETADTFVGMYVNDWTLDMGDKGRKTIELFLGRAADAGLIPNVLPLRFVV from the coding sequence ATGGAAACCACAACACGTAAGATAACCCTCGGACACAGCCCCGATAGCGATGACGCCTTCATGTTCTACGGTATGGCGGAGCATAAGATCGATCTCGCCGGCCTCGAGTTCGAACACATTCTCAAGGACATCGAAACCCTCAACCAGTGGGCAACCGAAGGCCGGCTCGACATCACCGCCATCTCGGTCCACGCCTACGCCTATGTGGCGGATAAGTACGACCTGCTGTCACACGGCGCCAGCATGGGCGATAACTACGGCCCGATGATCGTAACGCCCCAGCCGGCCGGCATCCAGTCCCTCAATGGCAAGACGATCGCCATTCCGGGCAAAATGACCAGCGCTGCGCTCGCGCTTGACCTCTACCTGGCCGACAACGGCGTTACCGCCAATAAGACCATCGTGCCGTTCGACCGGATTATGGACGAGGTTAAGGCCGGACGTGTGGACGCCGGGCTTCTTATCCACGAGGGACAGCTCACGCACGAGCGCGAAGGGCTGCACAAGGTCGTCGATCTGGGCGAGTGGTGGCACGCGCAGTACGCGCTTCCCCTGCCCCTGGGGGTCAATACCGTCCGGCGCGATCTGCCGGCCGACCTGCAGCACACCCTCAACCGCGTACTGCACGACAGCATCGCGTACGGCCTCGACCACCGCGCGGAAGGGGTGCGGCACGCGATGCAGTTCGCGCGCGACATGGACCCCGAGACCGCGGACACCTTCGTCGGCATGTACGTCAACGACTGGACGCTGGACATGGGCGACAAGGGCCGGAAGACCATAGAGCTGTTCCTGGGACGCGCGGCGGACGCCGGCCTGATCCCGAACGTACTCCCCCTCCGATTCGTGGTGTAA
- a CDS encoding pseudouridine synthase, which translates to MLAAAGVASRRAAEDLIRAGRVSVNGTTSTLGDRADAESDVITVDGRPIPPPRAHVYVILNKPAGYACTRYDPHISRTVYDLLPIEMETLFTVGRLDVDTEGLLLLTNDGEWANNIAHPRTHVPKTYLADVYGEVTPQSLDALRWGIPLEEGVTLPALVREVWHRPSEGRSRLQIVISEGRKRQVRRMLDYVGLRVAWLERVAVGSLHLDDLPVGRWRYLDEREVLSLKAEANG; encoded by the coding sequence TTGCTCGCCGCCGCCGGCGTCGCCTCTCGGCGCGCCGCCGAAGACCTGATCCGCGCCGGGCGCGTGTCCGTGAATGGGACGACGTCTACCCTCGGTGACAGAGCCGACGCGGAGAGCGATGTCATTACCGTGGATGGGCGGCCCATCCCGCCGCCCCGGGCGCATGTCTACGTGATTCTCAACAAACCGGCAGGCTACGCCTGCACGCGCTACGATCCCCATATTTCGCGGACCGTCTACGATCTTCTGCCGATAGAAATGGAAACGCTTTTCACCGTTGGACGCCTCGATGTCGATACCGAGGGCCTGCTGCTCCTGACGAACGATGGCGAGTGGGCCAATAATATCGCCCACCCGCGGACGCACGTTCCCAAGACCTACCTGGCGGACGTGTACGGCGAAGTCACGCCGCAAAGCCTCGACGCGTTGCGGTGGGGCATCCCGCTGGAAGAGGGGGTGACCCTGCCGGCCCTCGTGCGGGAGGTATGGCACCGGCCGTCCGAAGGGCGCTCCCGGTTGCAGATCGTCATCTCGGAGGGCCGCAAACGGCAGGTGCGTCGGATGCTCGATTATGTCGGACTGCGGGTGGCGTGGCTGGAGCGGGTGGCCGTCGGGTCGCTTCACCTTGATGACCTGCCGGTTGGCCGATGGCGCTACCTGGATGAGAGGGAAGTGCTGAGTCTGAAGGCGGAGGCTAACGGATGA